DNA from Roseimicrobium sp. ORNL1:
GAGGTGCTTGCCACGCTCCACCTTGGATTCCTGGGAAGAATCGCCTGTGGCAACGGAGGAGCCGGCGGCTCGTTCACACTGGGTGGTCACGACGGTGGCTGCGGCCAGGGCTGCAAGACTGAGGGTGAGGGGAAGGGTGAGTTTCTTCATTTCTAAGCGTTGGATGTGCTGCCTCCGCAAATGCTCCGCCCTCGCGCCTTGGTGAGGGGAGCGAAAGCTGGATGACGTGCGGATTCAAACATTGCATGTGGCAACGTTTGCGTACGTGACAGAAAAAATCGCCCCCACCCGCGGAGCAAAAACCTCCCTCCCAAACGGTGCTTTTGTGACCGGGTTCCCTGCACCTGTGCTGCGGGCGACCTTTCCTGAAAGGCCACCCTGCTGGGGCGCGATTTGTTTTCCCGCCTTGGCGACCGGCTCTTCTGCTGATCTTCATTGACGCGGGGAAGGTCATTTTCCATCATCAGACCCCTCACAAATCCGTCCGTAAGTCAGTTTCCCCAACCGCCGTCCACATGAGCTCCGACTTCAAGTCCGTCCTGCACGAAACCCGCGTGTTCCCCCCGTCCGAGGAATTCAAGGCCAAGGCACGCATCAGCAGCATGGAGGAGTACAAGAAGCTGCACGCCGAATCCCTGGACTCCCCCGAGACCTTCTGGGGCCGTGAAGCGGGTGAACTCAAGTGGCAGCAGCCCTGGACCCAGCTCCTGGACTGGAAGCCGCCTTTTGCGAAGTGGTTCGTGGGTGCCAAGGTGAACGTCGCGGAAAACTGCGTGGACCGCCACGTGGAAGCCGGACGCGGTGACAAGGTGGCCATCCTCTGGGAAGGCGAGCCGGGAGACACCCGCAGCATCACCTACAGCCAGCTCAAGGATGAGGTGTGCAAGTTTGCCAATGTGCTGAAGGCGCAGGGCATCAAGGCCCATGACCGCGTGCTCATCTACATGCCCATGGTCCCTGAGGCCGCCGTCGCCATGCTGGCGTGTGCGCGCATCGGTGCCGTGCACAGCGTGGTCTTCGGTGGCTTCAGCTCAGAGAGCATCAAGGACCGCCTGCACGACAGCGGCGCGATTGCCGTGGTGACGGCGGATGGCGGCTATCGCCGTGGCAAGGTGGTGCCTCTCAAGGCGAATGTGGACACCGCGCTGAGCAGCGGCGAGTCCAAGGTGCAGAAGGTCATTGTACTCAAGCGCACCGGCCAGGACATTGCCATGCAGTCCGGCCGCGATGTGTGGTGGCACGCCGCCGAGGCAGAAGTCGATGCGAACTGCCCTGCCGAGGGCTTCGACTCCGAGCACCCGCTCTTCATCCTCTACACCAGCGGATCCACCGGCAAGCCAAAGGGCATCCTGCACACCAGCGGTGGTTACCTGGCAGGCACCTACCTCACCAGCAAGTACATCTTCGACATGCGTGATGACGATGTCTACTGGTGCACCGCCGACGTGGGCTGGATCACCGGTCACAGCTACATCGTGTACGGCCCGCTCGCGAATGGTGTGACGGCCCTCATGTACGAAGGCGCTCCTGATACGCCGCACTTCGGCCGCTTCTGGGAAATCGTGGAGAAGTACAAGGTCACCATTCTCTACACCGCACCCACCGCCATCCGCGCCTTCATCAAGTGGGGCGATGAGCATGTGACGAAGTATGACCTCAGCACCCTGCGCCTGCTCGGCAGCGTGGGTGAGCCCATCAATCCCGAAGCGTGGATGTGGTATCATCAAGTCATCGGCGGTGGTCGCTGCCCGATTGTGGACACCTGGTGGCAGACGGAAACCGGTGCCATCATGATCACCCCGCTCCCTGGCGTCACTCCCACGAAGCCCGGCACCGCCACGCTGCCCTTCTTCGGTGTCGATGCCGCGGTGCTCGATGACGACGGAAAGGAAGTGGGTCCGAACGAAGGCGGCAAGCTCGTCATTCGCAAGCCCTGGCCCTCCATGCTGCGCACCATCTACGGTGACGCCGAGCGCTATGCCGACACCTACTGGGGCACCTATCCCGGCATCTACCTCGCGGGGGACAGCTCCCGTCGTGATGAGGACGGCTATTTCTGGATCATGGGCCGTATTGACGACGTATTGAACGTCTCCGGTCACCGCCTCGGCACCGCCGAAGTGGAGAGCGCGCTCGTGAGCCACGCTTCCGTCGCGGAAGCCGCTGCCGTGGGTCGCCCTGACGAGATCAAGGGACAAGCCGTGGTGGTCTTCGTCACGCTGAAAGCTGGCGTGGAAGCGAATGACGGTCTCGCCAACGAACTCAAGAAGCATGTCGGCAATGTCATCGGCGCCATTGCGCGCCCGGATGATGTGCGCTTCGCCGCCGTGCTGCCCAAGACCCGCAGCGGTAAAATCATCCGTCGTCTCCTCAAGGAAGTCGCCGCTGGCGGCCAGGTGAAGGGTGACACCACCACCCTCGAAGACTTCGGCGCGGTCGCAGCGCTGATGCAGTCGCAGGGTAAAGACGAAGAGTAGGCAATCCTTCCCAGCCACCCGATGAAATGGCCTGACATGAGACAGCAGATGGTGATGAGCTTT
Protein-coding regions in this window:
- the acs gene encoding acetate--CoA ligase; amino-acid sequence: MSSDFKSVLHETRVFPPSEEFKAKARISSMEEYKKLHAESLDSPETFWGREAGELKWQQPWTQLLDWKPPFAKWFVGAKVNVAENCVDRHVEAGRGDKVAILWEGEPGDTRSITYSQLKDEVCKFANVLKAQGIKAHDRVLIYMPMVPEAAVAMLACARIGAVHSVVFGGFSSESIKDRLHDSGAIAVVTADGGYRRGKVVPLKANVDTALSSGESKVQKVIVLKRTGQDIAMQSGRDVWWHAAEAEVDANCPAEGFDSEHPLFILYTSGSTGKPKGILHTSGGYLAGTYLTSKYIFDMRDDDVYWCTADVGWITGHSYIVYGPLANGVTALMYEGAPDTPHFGRFWEIVEKYKVTILYTAPTAIRAFIKWGDEHVTKYDLSTLRLLGSVGEPINPEAWMWYHQVIGGGRCPIVDTWWQTETGAIMITPLPGVTPTKPGTATLPFFGVDAAVLDDDGKEVGPNEGGKLVIRKPWPSMLRTIYGDAERYADTYWGTYPGIYLAGDSSRRDEDGYFWIMGRIDDVLNVSGHRLGTAEVESALVSHASVAEAAAVGRPDEIKGQAVVVFVTLKAGVEANDGLANELKKHVGNVIGAIARPDDVRFAAVLPKTRSGKIIRRLLKEVAAGGQVKGDTTTLEDFGAVAALMQSQGKDEE